A window from Populus trichocarpa isolate Nisqually-1 chromosome 3, P.trichocarpa_v4.1, whole genome shotgun sequence encodes these proteins:
- the LOC7478302 gene encoding phosphatidyl-N-methylethanolamine N-methyltransferase, producing the protein MDYVSHFLKLLQFISLFSVSTLSWPPPLYFWPLFGFGQFLNFRVYQLLGEAGTYYGVRFGKNVPWVTEFPFGVIRDPQYVGSVLSLFACLSWVPFQYVLLWTLGYVFMIHLESKEDP; encoded by the exons ATGGACTATGTTTCACATTTCCTCAAGTTGTTGCagttcatttctcttttttcagTTTCCACTCTCTCTTGGCCGCCTCCTCTCTACTTCTGGCCCCTCTTTGGCTTTGGTCAGTTCCTCAACTTCAG GGTATACCAATTGCTTGGTGAAGCTGGTACTTACTATGGTGTACGCTTTGGGAAGAATGTCCCCTGGGTGACAGAGTTCCCATTCGGGGTTATAAGAGATCCACAGTATGTTGGAAGCGTTCTGAGTCTTTTTGCATGTCTATCTTGGGTCCCTTTCCAATACGTTCTCTTGTGGACTCTGGGCTATGTATTCATGATCCACCTGGAATCAAAGGAGGATCCTTAA
- the LOC7478303 gene encoding probable N-acetyltransferase HLS1 yields the protein MSLKIAADNFPPLLVGETENFVVVREYDEGRDKVAVEEMEKRCEIGQRGKPSLVTDLMGDPICRIRHFPSHVMLVAECGEGGEMAGVIRACIKTVTRGSSGYVKLAYILGLRVSPSHRRLGIGIKLVQEIEKRCKQQGAEYSYMATDCTNESSINLFTRKCCYTKFRTLTMLVQPVHAHYKPLGSGIATIRLTPKLAETIYSRVFVDAEFFAKDIGTILSSKLNLGTFMAVPKNCLPQWDPKTGILPSNFAILSVWNTKEVFKLQVKGVSKLTHACCTGSRLLDAWMPWLRLPSFPDVFRQFGVYFLYGLHMEGKNAPRLMKALCAFAHNMARDDDGCGAVVAEVGQRDPVREVIPHWRKFSWAEDLWCIKKLADEKPDVDREFEPPDWMKRGSSSPVIFVDPRDS from the exons ATGTCACTAAAAATAGCTGCAGACAATTTCCCACCATTGCTGGTCGGCGAGACGGAGAATTTTGTGGTGGTGAGAGAGTATGATGAAGGTAGAGACAAGGTGGCTGTAGAGGAAATGGAAAAGAGGTGTGAGATTGGCCAAAGGGGAAAGCCTTCACTTGTTACTGATCTTATGGGCGATCCGATTTGTCGGATTCGCCATTTTCCATCTCATGTTATGCTT GTTGCTGAATGCGGTGAAGGAGGAGAGATGGCAGGGGTAATAAGAGCCTGTATAAAAACCGTGACAAGAGGAAGTTCAGGTTATGTAAAGCTGGCTTATATTCTGGGATTAAGGGTTTCTCCTTCTCACag GAGGCTTGGCATTGGCATAAAATTGGttcaagaaatagaaaaaaggtGTAAGCAACAAGGTGCAGAGTATTCATACATGGCTACAGATTGCACCAATGAATCTTCCATCAATTTGTTCACAAGAAAATGTTGTTACACAAAATTTAGGACTCTTACCATGCTAGTGCAGCCGGTTCACGCGCATTACAAGCCATTAGGCTCCGGCATTGCAACTATCCGACTCACACCAAAACTCGCAGAAACAATTTACTCTCGAGTGTTTGTCGATGCAGAATTCTTCGCTAAAGATATTGGCACAATTTTGTCTAGTAAGCTCAATTTGGGCACATTCATGGCAGTGCCCAAGAATTGTCTCCCTCAATGGGATCCGAAAACAGGAATCCTGCCCTCAAATTTCGCCATACTAAGCGTATGGAACACTAAAGAAGTGTTCAAATTACAAGTCAAGGGAGTGTCCAAATTAACGCATGCATGTTGCACAGGCTCTAGGTTGTTAGATGCTTGGATGCCATGGCTAAGGCTGCCTTCATTTCCTGACGTGTTTAGACAATTCGGTGTTTATTTCTTGTACGGGCTACACATGGAAGGTAAAAACGCACCGCGGCTCATGAAGGCTCTATGTGCATTTGCACATAATATGGCTAGAGATGATGATGGGTGTGGGGCCGTGGTGGCTGAGGTGGGCCAGAGGGACCCTGTTAGGGAGGTGATCCCACACTGGAGGAAATTTTCATGGGCTGAAGATTTGTGGTGCATCAAGAAGCTTGCTGATGAAAAACCAGATGTTGATAGAGAATTTGAGCCGCCGGATTGGATGAAACGTGGATCTTCTTCACCGGTCATTTTTGTTGACCCACGGGATAGTTGA
- the LOC7493232 gene encoding ABC transporter C family member 13 isoform X1, translating into MEFKKSLYCPNSPFVWEGNTFSECFDNLVPGFGANVVTIVIILVLAITRSTASRVPRISCTEKTVFRFLPFLGALVSFMDLILLVNKELHGNFIAYHEWLFRSSQLIVWTVIIISSMCACLHDVFCNRFLCFWWIMKSLLGILHLHRAFGSMEVVKCLKDSCVVLLDVMFGISINIIRIKRASPKSSSMEDPLLSVDTDIEEGFHGDSGNAKSYWDHMTFRTITSVMNHGVIKQLGFDDLLSLPNDMEPSTCHDKLSSCWRVQLSSPNPFFFKAIFCAYGWPYLCLGLLKVFNDFIGFAGPLLLNKLIRFLQQDSMRWDGYLLALSLGLTSILKSFFDTQYSFHLGKLKLKLRSSIMTVIYQKVLCVTQSERSKFSEGEIQTFMSIDADRTVNLCNSFHDMWSLPLQIGVALYLLYTQVKFAFLSGLAITILLIPVNKWISELIASATEKMMKQKDERIRRTGEILTHIRTLKMYGWEHLFSSWLMETRSSEVKHLATRKYLDAWCVFFWATTPTLFSVFTFGLFTLMGHQLDAATVFTCLALFNNLISPLNSFPWVINGLIDAFISTRRLSRFLCCSEYKHVLKCKAECEDMAVIVDDASCTWSSSEEKQPNLVLNHVNLCLSKGSLVAIIGEVGSGKSSLLSAMLGEMTLIHGSVHSSGSVAYVPQVPWIMSGTIRDNILFGKNYDSRRYSDTIRVCALDVDISLMAGGDMAHIGSKGINLSGGQRARLALARAIYQGLDTYMLDDVLSAVDAQVARWILHNAILGPFMDQKTRILCTHNVQAISSADMVVVMDKGQVTWVGSSVDLAVSSYPAFSPQNEFDALSDVQGKELSMADSIQVSHSHLPERESNHVSEEVQEIVEAESRKEGRVELAVYKNYAAFSGWFITVVIFLSAILMQASRNGNDLWLSFWVDTAGSSQIEYSISFYLVVLCIFCIINSALTLVRAFSFAFGGLRAAVQVHNTLLNKLIDAPVQFFDQTPGGRILNRFSSDLYTIDDSLPFILNILLANFVGLLGIAVILSYVQVFFLLLLLPFWFIYSKLQFFYRSTSRELRRLDSVSRSPIYATFTETLDGASTIRAFKSEDFFMEKFIEHVTLYQRTSYSEIIASLWLSLRLQLLAAVIISFVAMMAVIGSHDYLPISFGTPGLVGLALSYAAPIVSLLGSFLTSFTETEKEMVSVERALQYMDIPQEELRGSQSLNLDWPFQGTIEFQNVTMRYMPSLPPALRGISFTVPGGMKVGVVGRTGAGKSSILNALFRLTPICSGCIVVDGLDITDVPVRDLRPRFAVVPQSPFLFEGSLRDNLDPFQMNNDLKIWDILEKCHVKEEVESAGGLDIHVKESGSSFSVGQRQLLCLARALLKLSKVLCLDECTANVDTKTASILQSTIFSECRAMTVITIAHRISTVLNMDNILVLDRGNLVEQGNPKALLQDESSIFSSFAKASTM; encoded by the exons ATGGAGTTCAAGAAGTCCCTCTATTGCCCTAATTCTCCCTTT gtatgGGAGGGAAACACATTCTCGGAgtgttttgataattta GTTCCAGGATTCGGTGCGAACGTGGTGACCATTGTTATAATTTTGGTGCTTGCAATTACTCGAAGCACTGCCAGTCGAGTTCCCAGG ATAAGTTGTACAGAAAAGACTGTTTTTCGTTTTCTTCCTTTCCTGGGAGCACTTGTCTCATTTATGGACTTGATTTTGCTTGTGAATAAAGAACTTCATGGAAACTTTATTGCATATCATGAGTGGCTTTTCAGAAGTTCTCAATTGATAGTCTGG ACAGTTATCATAATATCATCTATGTGTGCCTGCTTACATGATGTTTTTTGCAACCGGTTCCTATGTTTCTGGTGGATCATGAAATCACTATTAGGAATCCTTCATCTGCATAGAGCATTTGGTTCAATGGAG GTCGTGAAATGCCTTAAAGACAGTTGTGTTGTTTTGTTAGATGTCATGTTTGGCATATCCATCAACATTATCAGGATAAAACGGGCATCTCCCAAGAGCAG TTCAATGGAAGATCCACTTCTTTCTGTGGACACAGACATCGAGGAGGGTTTTCATGGAGACTCT GGAAATGCTAAGAGCTATTGGGATCACATGACATTCAGAACTATCACTTCTGTGATGAATCATGGAGTCATAAAGCAGCTTGGATTTGATGATTTACTTTCGCTACCTAATGACATGGAGCCTTCTACCTGTCATGATAAATTGTCAAGCTGCTGGAGAGTTCAGCTGAGCAGTCCTAACCCTTTCTTCTTTAAAGCAATCTTTTGTGCATATGGATGGCCGTATCTTTGTCTTGGTCTGCTTAAG GTGTTCAATGACTTTATTGGTTTTGCGGGACCACTGCTTCTTAATAAGCTCATTCGGTTTCTTCAGCAAG ATTCTATGCGATGGGACGGCTATCTTCTTGCATTATCTTTGGGCCTCACCTCTATCTTAAA ATCCTTTTTTGATACACAATACTCGTTTCATCTTGGAAAATTGAAGCTAAAGCTACGATCTAGTATCATGACAGTAATTTATCAGAag GTCCTATGTGTTACCCAATCAGAGCGATCGAAATTTTCTGAGGGGGAAATACAGACATTTATGTCAATAGATGCTGATCGAACTGTCAACTTGTGTAACAGTTTCCATGATATGTGGAG CTTGCCTTTGCAAATTGGAGTGGCACTGTATCTTTTGTATACACAAGTCAAGTTTGCCTTTCTTTCTGGACTGGCCATAACCATCCTTTTGATACCAG tGAATAAATGGATTTCTGAATTGATTGCAAGTGCTACTGAGAAAATGATGAAGCAAAAAGATGAGAG GATTAGAAGGACAGGAGAAATCTTGACTCATATTCGAACTTTAAAGATGTATGGCTGGGAGCATCTTTTCTCTAGCTGGCTGATGGAGACTAGATCCTCAGAAGTCAAGCACTTAGCT ACACGAAAATATTTGGATGCCTGGTGTGTATTCTTTTGGGCCACAACACCAACTCTTTTCTCTGTATTCACTTTTGGACTTTTTACTTTGATGGGGCATCAACTTGATGCTGCAACG GTCTTCACTTGTCTGGCTCTGTTTAATAATTTGATCTCTCCTCTTAATTCATTCCCATGGGTCATTAATGGATTAATTGAT GCCTTTATATCAACTAGACGGTTGAGCAGGTTCCTCTGCTGTTCAGAATACAAACATGTACTCAAATGCAAAGCTGAGTGTGAAGATATGGCTGTCATAGTGGATGATGCTTCTTGTACTTGGTCAAGCAGTGAAGAAAAGCAACCAAACCTGGTGTTGAATCATGTGAATCTGTGCCTTTCAAAGGGTTCATTGGTTGCGATAATTGGAGAG GTTGGTTCAGGTAAATCATCCTTGTTAAGTGCAATGCTAGGAGAAATGACGCTCATCCATGGATCAGTTCATTCAAGTGGATCTGTAGCATATGTACCACAG GTTCCGTGGATTATGTCTGGAACAATACGTGACAATATTTTGTTTGGGAAAAATTATGATTCAAGAAG ATATTCAGATACAATCCGGGTCTGTGCATTAGATGTTGATATTTCACTAATGGCTGGAGGTGACATGGCTCATATTGGATCTAAAGGAATTAACTTATCTGGTGGACAGAGAGCTCGTCTTGCTTTGGCAAG GGCCATTTATCAAGGGTTGGACACATATATGCTTGATGATGTGCTCAGTGCAGTCGATGCACAAGTTGCTAGGTGGATCTTACACAATGCTATTCTTGGTCCTTTTATGGACCAAAAGACTCGTATTCTTTGCACCCACAATGTACAG GCAATTTCTTCTGCTGATATGGTTGTTGTAATGGATAAAGGACAAGTGACATGGGTTGGAAGTTCAGTTGACTTGGCAGTTTCATCATATCCAGCATTTTCTCCCCAAAACGAATTTGATGCACTCTCTGATGTTCAAGGGAAAGAACTGAGCATGGCTGATTCTATTCAAGTCAGTCATAGTCACCTTCCTGAGAGGGAGTCTAATCATGTTTCAGAGGAAGTACAAGAGATCGTTGAGGCTGAGTCACGGAAAGAGGGCAGAGTTGAACTTGCTGTATACAA GAATTATGCAGCATTTTCTGGTTGGTTCATCACAGTTGTAATATTTCTCTCAGCTATTCTAATGCAAGCTTCTCGTAATGGAAATGATCTGTGGCTGTCATTTTGGGTTGACACGGCAGGGAGCAGTCAGATAGAGTACTCAATTTCCTTTTACCTG GTTGTACTCTGTATATTTTGCATTATAAATTCTGCTCTAACATTGGTAAGAGCATTCTCCTTTGCGTTTGGTGGGTTACGTGCTGCAGTTCAGGTGCATAATACATTGCTTAATAAGCTTATTGATGCACCCGTACAATTCTTTGATCAAACACCAGGTGGAAGAATACTTAACAG GTTTTCTTCAGATCTCTACACAATAGATGATTCTCTTCCCTTCATCCTCAACATTCTCCTTGCCAATTTTGTTGGCCTGTTGGGAATAGCAGTAATTTTGTCATATGTGCAG GTCTTCTTCTTGCTTCTGCTATTGCCATTTTGGTTTATCTACAGCAAGCTACAG TTCTTTTACAGATCAACATCAAGGGAACTGCGAAGGCTGGACAGTGTTTCACGTTCTCCAATATATGCAACCTTCACAGAGACACTCGATGGAGCATCCACCATTAGGGCATTCAAGTCTGAG GACTTTTTCATGGAGAAATTTATTGAGCATGTGACTTTGTATCAGCGAACATCTTACTCGGAGATAATAGCAAGTTTGTGGCTTTCCCTGCGTCTCCAG TTGTTAGCAGCAGTTATCATCTCATTTGTTGCCATGATGGCTGTTATTGGATCTCATGACTATTTACCAATCAGCTTTGGCACCCCCGGGCTG GTAGGTTTGGCTCTCTCATATGCAGCTCCAATCGTGTCTCTATTAGGAAGTTTCTTAACAAGTTTTACTGAAACCGAGAAGGAAATGGTATCTGTTGAGAGAGCTCTTCAG TATATGGACATTCCCCAAGAAGAACTCAGGGGATCTCAGTCTCTGAATCTAGACTGGCCATTTCAAGGAACGATTGAGTTTCAGAATGTTACGATGAGATATATGCCGTCTTTGCCACCTGCACTACGTGGAATTAGTTTTACAGTTCCTGGAGGGATGAAG GTTGGAGTTGTTGGGAGAACAGGTGCTGGCAAATCTAGTATTTTGAATGCCCTTTTTCGCCTAACTCCAATATGCAGTGGTTGTATTGTCGTGGATGGCCTTGACATAACTGATGTTCCTGTTAGAGATCTCCGTCCACGCTTTGCTGTTGTTCCTCAGAGTCCATTCCTATTTGAAGGGTCATTAAG GGATAACCTAGATCCATTCCAGATGAATAATGACTTGAAAATCTGGGATATTCTGGAGAAATGCCATGTCAAAGAGGAAGTAGAATCAGCAGGCGGACTGGATATCCACGTAAAGGAATCTGGATCATCCTTTTCTGTTGGGCAAAGGCAGCTCCTTTGCCTTGCACGCGCTCTTCTTAAATTGTCCAAG GTACTTTGTTTGGATGAGTGCACAGCCAATGTTGACACTAAAACAGCTTCAATACTACAAAGTACAATATTCAGTGAATGCAGGGCCATGACGGTGATCACGATTGCTCATCGCATTTCCACAGTTTTGAATATGGACAACATCCTTGTTCTTGACCGAGGAAACCTG GTTGAGCAAGGTAACCCAAAAGCTCTTCTACAAGACGAATCCTCCATATTTTCAAGTTTTGCTAAAGCTTCAACAATGTAG
- the LOC7493232 gene encoding ABC transporter C family member 13 isoform X2 translates to MDLILLVNKELHGNFIAYHEWLFRSSQLIVWTVIIISSMCACLHDVFCNRFLCFWWIMKSLLGILHLHRAFGSMEVVKCLKDSCVVLLDVMFGISINIIRIKRASPKSSSMEDPLLSVDTDIEEGFHGDSGNAKSYWDHMTFRTITSVMNHGVIKQLGFDDLLSLPNDMEPSTCHDKLSSCWRVQLSSPNPFFFKAIFCAYGWPYLCLGLLKVFNDFIGFAGPLLLNKLIRFLQQDSMRWDGYLLALSLGLTSILKSFFDTQYSFHLGKLKLKLRSSIMTVIYQKVLCVTQSERSKFSEGEIQTFMSIDADRTVNLCNSFHDMWSLPLQIGVALYLLYTQVKFAFLSGLAITILLIPVNKWISELIASATEKMMKQKDERIRRTGEILTHIRTLKMYGWEHLFSSWLMETRSSEVKHLATRKYLDAWCVFFWATTPTLFSVFTFGLFTLMGHQLDAATVFTCLALFNNLISPLNSFPWVINGLIDAFISTRRLSRFLCCSEYKHVLKCKAECEDMAVIVDDASCTWSSSEEKQPNLVLNHVNLCLSKGSLVAIIGEVGSGKSSLLSAMLGEMTLIHGSVHSSGSVAYVPQVPWIMSGTIRDNILFGKNYDSRRYSDTIRVCALDVDISLMAGGDMAHIGSKGINLSGGQRARLALARAIYQGLDTYMLDDVLSAVDAQVARWILHNAILGPFMDQKTRILCTHNVQAISSADMVVVMDKGQVTWVGSSVDLAVSSYPAFSPQNEFDALSDVQGKELSMADSIQVSHSHLPERESNHVSEEVQEIVEAESRKEGRVELAVYKNYAAFSGWFITVVIFLSAILMQASRNGNDLWLSFWVDTAGSSQIEYSISFYLVVLCIFCIINSALTLVRAFSFAFGGLRAAVQVHNTLLNKLIDAPVQFFDQTPGGRILNRFSSDLYTIDDSLPFILNILLANFVGLLGIAVILSYVQVFFLLLLLPFWFIYSKLQFFYRSTSRELRRLDSVSRSPIYATFTETLDGASTIRAFKSEDFFMEKFIEHVTLYQRTSYSEIIASLWLSLRLQLLAAVIISFVAMMAVIGSHDYLPISFGTPGLVGLALSYAAPIVSLLGSFLTSFTETEKEMVSVERALQYMDIPQEELRGSQSLNLDWPFQGTIEFQNVTMRYMPSLPPALRGISFTVPGGMKVGVVGRTGAGKSSILNALFRLTPICSGCIVVDGLDITDVPVRDLRPRFAVVPQSPFLFEGSLRDNLDPFQMNNDLKIWDILEKCHVKEEVESAGGLDIHVKESGSSFSVGQRQLLCLARALLKLSKVLCLDECTANVDTKTASILQSTIFSECRAMTVITIAHRISTVLNMDNILVLDRGNLVEQGNPKALLQDESSIFSSFAKASTM, encoded by the exons ATGGACTTGATTTTGCTTGTGAATAAAGAACTTCATGGAAACTTTATTGCATATCATGAGTGGCTTTTCAGAAGTTCTCAATTGATAGTCTGG ACAGTTATCATAATATCATCTATGTGTGCCTGCTTACATGATGTTTTTTGCAACCGGTTCCTATGTTTCTGGTGGATCATGAAATCACTATTAGGAATCCTTCATCTGCATAGAGCATTTGGTTCAATGGAG GTCGTGAAATGCCTTAAAGACAGTTGTGTTGTTTTGTTAGATGTCATGTTTGGCATATCCATCAACATTATCAGGATAAAACGGGCATCTCCCAAGAGCAG TTCAATGGAAGATCCACTTCTTTCTGTGGACACAGACATCGAGGAGGGTTTTCATGGAGACTCT GGAAATGCTAAGAGCTATTGGGATCACATGACATTCAGAACTATCACTTCTGTGATGAATCATGGAGTCATAAAGCAGCTTGGATTTGATGATTTACTTTCGCTACCTAATGACATGGAGCCTTCTACCTGTCATGATAAATTGTCAAGCTGCTGGAGAGTTCAGCTGAGCAGTCCTAACCCTTTCTTCTTTAAAGCAATCTTTTGTGCATATGGATGGCCGTATCTTTGTCTTGGTCTGCTTAAG GTGTTCAATGACTTTATTGGTTTTGCGGGACCACTGCTTCTTAATAAGCTCATTCGGTTTCTTCAGCAAG ATTCTATGCGATGGGACGGCTATCTTCTTGCATTATCTTTGGGCCTCACCTCTATCTTAAA ATCCTTTTTTGATACACAATACTCGTTTCATCTTGGAAAATTGAAGCTAAAGCTACGATCTAGTATCATGACAGTAATTTATCAGAag GTCCTATGTGTTACCCAATCAGAGCGATCGAAATTTTCTGAGGGGGAAATACAGACATTTATGTCAATAGATGCTGATCGAACTGTCAACTTGTGTAACAGTTTCCATGATATGTGGAG CTTGCCTTTGCAAATTGGAGTGGCACTGTATCTTTTGTATACACAAGTCAAGTTTGCCTTTCTTTCTGGACTGGCCATAACCATCCTTTTGATACCAG tGAATAAATGGATTTCTGAATTGATTGCAAGTGCTACTGAGAAAATGATGAAGCAAAAAGATGAGAG GATTAGAAGGACAGGAGAAATCTTGACTCATATTCGAACTTTAAAGATGTATGGCTGGGAGCATCTTTTCTCTAGCTGGCTGATGGAGACTAGATCCTCAGAAGTCAAGCACTTAGCT ACACGAAAATATTTGGATGCCTGGTGTGTATTCTTTTGGGCCACAACACCAACTCTTTTCTCTGTATTCACTTTTGGACTTTTTACTTTGATGGGGCATCAACTTGATGCTGCAACG GTCTTCACTTGTCTGGCTCTGTTTAATAATTTGATCTCTCCTCTTAATTCATTCCCATGGGTCATTAATGGATTAATTGAT GCCTTTATATCAACTAGACGGTTGAGCAGGTTCCTCTGCTGTTCAGAATACAAACATGTACTCAAATGCAAAGCTGAGTGTGAAGATATGGCTGTCATAGTGGATGATGCTTCTTGTACTTGGTCAAGCAGTGAAGAAAAGCAACCAAACCTGGTGTTGAATCATGTGAATCTGTGCCTTTCAAAGGGTTCATTGGTTGCGATAATTGGAGAG GTTGGTTCAGGTAAATCATCCTTGTTAAGTGCAATGCTAGGAGAAATGACGCTCATCCATGGATCAGTTCATTCAAGTGGATCTGTAGCATATGTACCACAG GTTCCGTGGATTATGTCTGGAACAATACGTGACAATATTTTGTTTGGGAAAAATTATGATTCAAGAAG ATATTCAGATACAATCCGGGTCTGTGCATTAGATGTTGATATTTCACTAATGGCTGGAGGTGACATGGCTCATATTGGATCTAAAGGAATTAACTTATCTGGTGGACAGAGAGCTCGTCTTGCTTTGGCAAG GGCCATTTATCAAGGGTTGGACACATATATGCTTGATGATGTGCTCAGTGCAGTCGATGCACAAGTTGCTAGGTGGATCTTACACAATGCTATTCTTGGTCCTTTTATGGACCAAAAGACTCGTATTCTTTGCACCCACAATGTACAG GCAATTTCTTCTGCTGATATGGTTGTTGTAATGGATAAAGGACAAGTGACATGGGTTGGAAGTTCAGTTGACTTGGCAGTTTCATCATATCCAGCATTTTCTCCCCAAAACGAATTTGATGCACTCTCTGATGTTCAAGGGAAAGAACTGAGCATGGCTGATTCTATTCAAGTCAGTCATAGTCACCTTCCTGAGAGGGAGTCTAATCATGTTTCAGAGGAAGTACAAGAGATCGTTGAGGCTGAGTCACGGAAAGAGGGCAGAGTTGAACTTGCTGTATACAA GAATTATGCAGCATTTTCTGGTTGGTTCATCACAGTTGTAATATTTCTCTCAGCTATTCTAATGCAAGCTTCTCGTAATGGAAATGATCTGTGGCTGTCATTTTGGGTTGACACGGCAGGGAGCAGTCAGATAGAGTACTCAATTTCCTTTTACCTG GTTGTACTCTGTATATTTTGCATTATAAATTCTGCTCTAACATTGGTAAGAGCATTCTCCTTTGCGTTTGGTGGGTTACGTGCTGCAGTTCAGGTGCATAATACATTGCTTAATAAGCTTATTGATGCACCCGTACAATTCTTTGATCAAACACCAGGTGGAAGAATACTTAACAG GTTTTCTTCAGATCTCTACACAATAGATGATTCTCTTCCCTTCATCCTCAACATTCTCCTTGCCAATTTTGTTGGCCTGTTGGGAATAGCAGTAATTTTGTCATATGTGCAG GTCTTCTTCTTGCTTCTGCTATTGCCATTTTGGTTTATCTACAGCAAGCTACAG TTCTTTTACAGATCAACATCAAGGGAACTGCGAAGGCTGGACAGTGTTTCACGTTCTCCAATATATGCAACCTTCACAGAGACACTCGATGGAGCATCCACCATTAGGGCATTCAAGTCTGAG GACTTTTTCATGGAGAAATTTATTGAGCATGTGACTTTGTATCAGCGAACATCTTACTCGGAGATAATAGCAAGTTTGTGGCTTTCCCTGCGTCTCCAG TTGTTAGCAGCAGTTATCATCTCATTTGTTGCCATGATGGCTGTTATTGGATCTCATGACTATTTACCAATCAGCTTTGGCACCCCCGGGCTG GTAGGTTTGGCTCTCTCATATGCAGCTCCAATCGTGTCTCTATTAGGAAGTTTCTTAACAAGTTTTACTGAAACCGAGAAGGAAATGGTATCTGTTGAGAGAGCTCTTCAG TATATGGACATTCCCCAAGAAGAACTCAGGGGATCTCAGTCTCTGAATCTAGACTGGCCATTTCAAGGAACGATTGAGTTTCAGAATGTTACGATGAGATATATGCCGTCTTTGCCACCTGCACTACGTGGAATTAGTTTTACAGTTCCTGGAGGGATGAAG GTTGGAGTTGTTGGGAGAACAGGTGCTGGCAAATCTAGTATTTTGAATGCCCTTTTTCGCCTAACTCCAATATGCAGTGGTTGTATTGTCGTGGATGGCCTTGACATAACTGATGTTCCTGTTAGAGATCTCCGTCCACGCTTTGCTGTTGTTCCTCAGAGTCCATTCCTATTTGAAGGGTCATTAAG GGATAACCTAGATCCATTCCAGATGAATAATGACTTGAAAATCTGGGATATTCTGGAGAAATGCCATGTCAAAGAGGAAGTAGAATCAGCAGGCGGACTGGATATCCACGTAAAGGAATCTGGATCATCCTTTTCTGTTGGGCAAAGGCAGCTCCTTTGCCTTGCACGCGCTCTTCTTAAATTGTCCAAG GTACTTTGTTTGGATGAGTGCACAGCCAATGTTGACACTAAAACAGCTTCAATACTACAAAGTACAATATTCAGTGAATGCAGGGCCATGACGGTGATCACGATTGCTCATCGCATTTCCACAGTTTTGAATATGGACAACATCCTTGTTCTTGACCGAGGAAACCTG GTTGAGCAAGGTAACCCAAAAGCTCTTCTACAAGACGAATCCTCCATATTTTCAAGTTTTGCTAAAGCTTCAACAATGTAG